A stretch of the Lolium perenne isolate Kyuss_39 chromosome 3, Kyuss_2.0, whole genome shotgun sequence genome encodes the following:
- the LOC127327105 gene encoding ubiquitin-like-specific protease ESD4, which translates to MPASAKPRCAVPLDLKPARGRKEGIARLGFPPPAMGALTGKRFSADHRPPSPTPPSKRPKFAPPFPISSPPPLYSSSHLPSPPSSPAPGPTSSTAATASTSSSPSSSLPHRRRRRPQPPEPPRNYHAPQHRSRAFRRGNIRSNSNPSRDSSSPPPQDRGLDQYLELVKSVDRHPPPLTPSAADAPRGPEDAAEVITIDDREDIEQDDEKDEEDELEAKVVVGKVPLYKERHQASNRQRDPRIRELGFEVRLAEKERLGLEQLAKVLPQITPNKKEVPEPFVPLTAEDEDRVRHALGGRKRRETLSVHEPSNIVITREILQCLNDKDWLNDEVINLYLELLKERELKEPNKFVKCHFFNTFFYKKLINGGYDYKAVRRWTTKRKLGYDLIDCDKIFVPIHKEVHWCLAVINIRDKKFQYLDSLGSMDTKALKLLARYLVDEVKEKSGNEIDVLSWKQEGVQNLPLQENGWDCGMFMLKYIDFYSRDMDLIFGQKDMPYFRRRTAKEILDLRAG; encoded by the exons ATGCCCGCTTCGGCGAAGCCACGCTGTGCTGTGCCGCTCGATCTGAAACCAGCCAGGGGAAGGAAGGAAGGTATAGCTCGCCTAGGGTTTCCGCCGCCGGCGATGGGCGCCCTCACCGGCAAGCGCTTCTCCGCCGACCACCGCCCGCCCTCCCCTACACCTCCCTCCAAGAGGCCCAAGTTCGCGCCCCCCTTCCCCATCTCCTCTCCTCCGCCTCTCTACTCGTCTTCGCACCTCCCCTCCCCGCCCTCCTCGCCCGCGCCGGGGCCCACTTCCtcgaccgccgccaccgcctccacctcctcctccccaTCTTCCTCGCTcccccatcgccgccgccgccgcccccagcCACCGGAGCCCCCGCGCAACTACCATGCGCCCCAGCACCGCAGCCGCGCCTTCCGCCGCGGCAATATCCGCTCCAACTCCAATCCATCGCGGGATTCTTCGTCCCCGCCACCCCAAGATCGCGGCCTCGACCAGTACCTCGAGCTCGTCAAGAGCGTcgaccgccacccgccgccgcttaCTCCCTCTGCTGCTGATGCGCCAAGAGGGCCTGAAGATGCCGCCGAGGTGATCACAATCGATGACAGGGAGGATATAGAGCAGGACGACGAGAAAGAtgaggaggacgagctggaggctaAGGTGGTAGTGGGGAAGGTGCCTCTGTACAAGGAGCGGCACCAGGCGTCCAACCGGCAGCGTGATCCCAGGATCAGGGAACTTGGGTTTGAGGTGCGCCTTGCTGAGAAAGAGAGACTTGGGCTTGAGCAGCTCGCGAAGGTCCTCCCGCAGATCACGCCCAACAAAAAG GAGGTGCCTGAACCTTTTGTTCCTCTAACAGCTGAGGATGAGGACAGAGTTCGTCATGCTCTTGGTGGCAGGAAAAG ACGTGAGACATTATCTGTGCACGAACCTTCAAATATTGTCATAACAAGAGAGATCTTGCAGTGCTTGAATGATAAAGACTGGCTAAATGATGAG GTCATAAATTTGTACCTTGAGCTTCTGAAAGAGCGGGAACTGAAAGAGCCTAACAAGTTTGTAAAATGTCACTTCTTCAACACCTTTTTCTACAAGAAG TTGATCAATGGTGGGTATGACTATAAGGCTGTCAGGAGATGGACGACCAAAAGGAAGTTAGGGTACGACCTAATTGATTGTGATAAG ATTTTTGTTCCCATACACAAGGAAGTGCATTGGTGTTTAGCAGTCATCAACATAAGGGACAAAAAGTTTCAGTATCTGGATTCACTTGGCAGCATGGATACGAAGGCCCTGAAACTCTTA GCCAGGTATCTTGTGGATGAGGTAAAAGAAAAGAGTGGCAACGAGATTGATGTTCTTTCATGGAAGCAGGAAGGAGTCCAAAATCTTCCTTTGCAGGAGAATGG ATGGGATTGTGGCATGTTCATGCTCAAATACATTGACTTCTACAGCAGGGATATGGATCTTATTTTTGGACAG AAAGACATGCCTTATTTCCGGAGGAGGACTGCCAAGGAAATATTGGATTTGAGGGCTGGATAA